One window of Cucurbita pepo subsp. pepo cultivar mu-cu-16 chromosome LG19, ASM280686v2, whole genome shotgun sequence genomic DNA carries:
- the LOC111781910 gene encoding uncharacterized protein LOC111781910, with amino-acid sequence MGNCLMVQQNPIRIMKPDGKILEYKSPIRVFQVLSDFSGHAISDDAVPVTHHLQQTTKLLSGHLYFLIPTAGPEAGEKRGKKAVRFADPEKETGGGEGKVMRIKVVMTKKELEEMVERGGITADQMISKIKTGSGEISCRELEEEEHDDDEELHKWRPSLQSIPESEVAC; translated from the coding sequence atggGTAACTGTTTGATGGTCCAACAAAACCCCATCAGAATCATGAAACCCGACGGCAAAATCCTCGAATACAAATCCCCAATCAGAGTATTCCAAGTCCTCTCCGACTTCTCCGGCCACGCCATCTCCGACGACGCCGTTCCAGTCACCCACCATCTCCAACAGACCACCAAGCTCCTCAGCGGCCACCTCTATTTCCTGATCCCCACGGCGGGGCCGGAGGCAGGGGAGAAAAGGGGGAAGAAGGCGGTTCGTTTTGCAGACCCGGAGAAGGAAACCGGCGGCGGGGAAGGGAAGGTGATGAGAATAAAGGTAGTGATGACGAAGAAGGAGCTGGAGGAGATGGTTGAAAGAGGGGGAATTACGGCGGATCAAATGATTTCTAAGATTAAAACTGGGAGTGGGGAAATTAGTTGCAGAGAattggaggaggaagaacatGATGACGATGAGGAGTTGCACAAATGGAGGCCTTCTCTTCAAAGCATACCGGAAAGTGAAGTTGCTTGCTAG